The window AATCTTTTTATACTAATAGAATTTTTACGTCTTAATTCACCTTCTACAACATAATGCAAAATAATTTTTCGTAAATTTTCAAGTTCTTGAATATCTAAAGTACTAACTTTTTTACAAAATTTAATACCAGCTAAAATACAAATTTTTTTTGAAAGTGTTTTTCCTATACCATAAATTGACATTAAAGAAATTAATATATGTTTATGATCCGGAATATTCACTCCAGAAATACGAGCCATTAATTTTTTCCTTTAAAAATAATTACTATAAAAATTTTATAATTAATTTTTACGAATATAAATTTTCCTAAAAAAATAAATATATTATCCTTGACGTTGTTTATGTTTAGGATTATTTAAACAAATTACTCTAATAACTCTCTTCCTACGCACAATTTTACAATCACGACAAAATTTTTTCACAGAAGTACGTACTTTCATATATCCTCTTATAAAAAATAATAAATTAATCCTCTAAAAATTAATTTTTTAAATATAAATTTGATTTTTTTAATAAAGATTTATATTGCATTGAAAGTAATAAAGTTTGAATCTGAGAAATCAAATCAATAATAACTGATACTACAATTAACAAAGAAGTTCCTCCAAAATAAAAAGGAACGTGAAAAAAATATCGAATTAAATCTGGTAATATACAAATACTAACAATATAAAAAGATCCTAAACACGTTAAACGAAAAACTATTCTATTAATGTATTTAGCGGTATTAGGTCCAGGACGAATCCCAGGTAAAAATGCACCAGATTTTTTTAAATTATTTGAAACTTCTACAACATTAAATGTAAAACCTGTATAAAAAAAACAAAAAAAAACTGTAAAAATTACATATAAAATTAAATATATTATATGATGAGGTCTTAAAAAAGAAACTAAAAAAAAAATCCATTTTTTACAATGAAAAAAATGCCCTAAATAAGTCATAAAAATCGTTGGAAATAAAATTAAACTAGAAGCAAAAATAGAAGGCATCACTCCAGACATATTTACTTTTAATGGTAAATAACTATTTCGTGAAATCCCTATATTACAATTACTCTGTTTTTTTGAATAAAAAACTAAAATTTTTCTCTGACTTCTTTCAATATAAATCACTAGAAAAATTACTAAAAAAATTAATATAATAATTAATAACAATGTCCAAAATTGTATTTTTTTATCTTGAAATCTCTCTAAAGTTTTAAAAATAGAACTAGGCAACTTTGAAATTATTCCAATAAAAATAATAACAGAAATACCATTTCCTAAACCATTTGCAGTAATTAATTCACCTAACCACATTAAAAACATAGTTCCAGTAACCAAACTAATACTAGAAAGCAAATAAAAAAAAAGACTTTTTTCTAATAAAATATTTTCCATACCCGGAATAAATGGCAATCCCATTAATAAACTAAAAGCTTGAATTAAAGATAAACACAATGTTATATATTTTGTATATTTTTCGATATTATTTTGACCATATATTAAATCCTTTTTCATTCTTTTAAAAAAAGGAATAAAAAAAGTTAAAAATTGCATAATGATAGACGAAGAAATATAAGGCATTACACCTAACGCAAAAATAGAAGAACGACTTAAAGAACCTCCCGAAAACATATTTAACATATCTAAAAATGTTCCATTCGTTTTTTTTGCTAAAAAATTTTGTAAAACATATGCATTAATTCCGGGAATAGGAATAAAAGAACCAATACGAAATATTAAAATTGAAATTATAACAAACCAAATTTTTTTTTTTAAACTTTGTAAACTTGTAATATTTATTTTTTTATTCATATTTTTGCTCATACTATATTAGAATTTTTAATTTTTCCTCCACATGCTTCAAATAATTCTTTAGCTCCTTTTGTAATTTTGAGATCTTCAATAATAATTTTCTTTTTAAAAAAATATGACTTAATAATTTTTACAAATTTTATATTTTGTTTTATAATTTTTTTTTTTTTTAAAAAAGAAATATTAATTAAAGAATTTTCCTCTACATTTAATAATTGTGATAATTTTACTTCTATAGTACTTTTCTTTTTTTTAGATACGAATCCAAATTTAGGAATACGACGATATAAAGGTGTTTGTCCACCTTCAAACCCTCTTCTAATTTTGCCTCCTGATCTAGATTTTTGACCTTTATGACCTCTCCCACTAGTTTTTCCTAATCCAGATCCAATACCGCGTCCAACTCTTTTTTTATTTTTTTTTTTAATAGACAAAATAAAAGAATTTAAATTCATTTTTAAGAATCTCCTATAATTTTAATCATATAATTTACTTTTTTTAACATTCCTTGAATTGCTTCTGTATTTTCTCTAACTACTACATCACCAATTTTTCGTAAACCTAAACCTAACATTGTTGCTTTATGTACCGGTAAACGTCCAATTTGACTTTTAACTTGCATAATTTTTATATATTTCATTAGATAATTTTATCCTAATATTTCACTTAAATTTTTTCCACGCTTTTTAGCAACCATCTCTGGAGAACGCAGTTTTTTTAAACCATCTATAGTAGCCCGTACTACATTAATTGGATTTGTAGATCCAAAAGTTTTAGCTAATACATCATGAATTCCTACTACTTCTAAAACAGATCTCATAGCACCTCCAGCAATAATACCTGTTCCATCAGAAGCAGGTTTCATAAAAATTAAAGATCCTGTATGATTTCCATATACTTGATGATATAAAGTATGTTTAAATAAATAAATTAAAATCATATTCCTACGAGCTTTTTCCATAGACTTTTGAATAGCAGCTGGAACTTCTCTAGCTTTACCATATCCAAAGCCAATACGACCTTCTCCATTTCCTACTACTGTTAAAGCTGTAAAAGAAAAAATACGTCCCCCTTTTACTGTTTTCGAAACACGGTTCACAGTAATTAATTTTTCTTTTAAATCTCCAAATAATTTTTTTTCCATATATCCTCTATAATATTAAAAAATTAAACCAGTATTTCGAGCTGAATCAGCTAACATTTTAATACGACCATGATATCTAAATCCAGAACGATCAAAAGAAACTTTTTTAATTCCTTTTTTTAAAGCTCTAGTAGCAATTAAAATTCCTATAAACCGAGCAGCTAATTTATTTCCAGAATATAATAATTCTTTTTGAAAATCTTTTTCTACAGTAGATGCGCTTACATGTACAAATGCCGTAGTACTACAAATAATTTGAGCATAAATATGCCTTAAACTACGAAAAACTACAAAACGTAATAAAGAAAATTTTTGCAAATTTTTTCTTAATTTTCTATACCTACGTATTCTTTTAATTTTTTTATTCAAAAATCCTTTCATATTATTTTTTTTTAGCCTCTTTTAACCGTATTTTTTCATCAAAATAACGAATTCCTTTTCCTTTATAAGGTTCAGGTATACGAAAAGAACGTATGTTAGCAGCTACTTGTCCAACTAATTGCTTATTACAACTTTTTAATTCTAATTCGTTTTGAGATACAACCAAAACAGATACATTTAATGGTAATTTATACACTATAGGATGAGAAAAACCTAATAACATTTTTAAAGAATGAGCTCCTTCTAAAGAAATACGATAACCCACACCTAAAAATTGTAATTTTTTTACAAATCTTTTAGTAACACCATAAATCATAGATTTCACTAAAGATTTACATGTACCTGCTTGCATCCATTGTTTTTTGTTGTTAAGATTTCGACTCCTAAAAATTAAAAAACCCTGATTTATTTTTAAAATAATATTCTTATGTAATTTTTGCATTAATGTTCCATATTTTCCGGTAACAATAACTTGATTTATATCTAACGAAATTTTTATATCTTCTGGAATTTTTATAGGTACTTTTGCTAAACGAGACATATTTTCCTCTATATTATTAAAAAATTATTCTATAGCACACAGAAGTTCTCCACCTATACCTAAAATACGAGCTTTTCTATCAGTCATAACTCCCTGAGAAGTAGTAAGAATAACAACCCCTAATCCTTCTAATGAATAAGGAATTGATTTTCTTTTATTATATTTACGTAAACTTGGTTTACTTAATCTATAAATTTTTTCTATAACCGGTTTTCCTTGAAAATACTTAAAATATATCTGAATTTCTTTTTTAATCATAGAAGTAATTAAAAAATTCTCTATATATCCTTCTTCTTGCATAATCTTCAAAATATTTTTTTTTAATTTTGAATAAGGTATTTTAATAAAAATTTTATTAGATTTTTGTCCATTTCGTATACTAGTTAACATATTAGAAATAGGATCATGTATACTCATTATATATCTCACTTTAAAATTATATATTTACAAAATTTTCAATTTTTAAATACTAAAAAATTACCAACTAGCTTTTGTTAATCCCGGAATTTCACCACGCATTGCTGCTTCACGTAATTTTATACGACTTAAACCAAATTTTCTTAAAAAAGCATGAGGCCTTCCTGTCTGCCGACAACGATTTCTTTGACGCGTAGGACTTGAATCCCTAGGAAATTTTTGTAATTTTAACATAGCTTCCCATTTTTCTTTTTCTGTACTAGTCTGATTTAAAATAATTTTTTTTAATTTTAAACGTAATAAAAAAAATTTTTTAGATAATTTAATACGTTTTTTTTCACGTTCTCGCATTGATTTTTTAGCCATATTATCCTTCTTATTTCATTTTACTTACGAAATGGAAAATTAAATTGATTTAATAATTCATAACTCTCTTGATTAGTATGAGAATTAATCACAATCGTAATATTTAACCCTCTTAAACTATCAATTTTATCATACTCAATTTCTGGAAAAAT of the Buchnera aphidicola (Nippolachnus piri) genome contains:
- the rpsM gene encoding 30S ribosomal protein S13, yielding MARISGVNIPDHKHILISLMSIYGIGKTLSKKICILAGIKFCKKVSTLDIQELENLRKIILHYVVEGELRRKNSISIKRLMDLGCYRGLRHRKHLPVRGQRTKTNARTCKGPRKLIKK
- the rpmJ gene encoding 50S ribosomal protein L36, which gives rise to MKVRTSVKKFCRDCKIVRRKRVIRVICLNNPKHKQRQG
- the secY gene encoding preprotein translocase subunit SecY; translation: MNKKINITSLQSLKKKIWFVIISILIFRIGSFIPIPGINAYVLQNFLAKKTNGTFLDMLNMFSGGSLSRSSIFALGVMPYISSSIIMQFLTFFIPFFKRMKKDLIYGQNNIEKYTKYITLCLSLIQAFSLLMGLPFIPGMENILLEKSLFFYLLSSISLVTGTMFLMWLGELITANGLGNGISVIIFIGIISKLPSSIFKTLERFQDKKIQFWTLLLIIILIFLVIFLVIYIERSQRKILVFYSKKQSNCNIGISRNSYLPLKVNMSGVMPSIFASSLILFPTIFMTYLGHFFHCKKWIFFLVSFLRPHHIIYLILYVIFTVFFCFFYTGFTFNVVEVSNNLKKSGAFLPGIRPGPNTAKYINRIVFRLTCLGSFYIVSICILPDLIRYFFHVPFYFGGTSLLIVVSVIIDLISQIQTLLLSMQYKSLLKKSNLYLKN
- the rplO gene encoding 50S ribosomal protein L15 gives rise to the protein MNLNSFILSIKKKNKKRVGRGIGSGLGKTSGRGHKGQKSRSGGKIRRGFEGGQTPLYRRIPKFGFVSKKKKSTIEVKLSQLLNVEENSLINISFLKKKKIIKQNIKFVKIIKSYFFKKKIIIEDLKITKGAKELFEACGGKIKNSNIV
- the rpmD gene encoding 50S ribosomal protein L30, with amino-acid sequence MKYIKIMQVKSQIGRLPVHKATMLGLGLRKIGDVVVRENTEAIQGMLKKVNYMIKIIGDS
- the rpsE gene encoding 30S ribosomal protein S5, whose amino-acid sequence is MEKKLFGDLKEKLITVNRVSKTVKGGRIFSFTALTVVGNGEGRIGFGYGKAREVPAAIQKSMEKARRNMILIYLFKHTLYHQVYGNHTGSLIFMKPASDGTGIIAGGAMRSVLEVVGIHDVLAKTFGSTNPINVVRATIDGLKKLRSPEMVAKKRGKNLSEILG
- the rplR gene encoding 50S ribosomal protein L18, translated to MNKKIKRIRRYRKLRKNLQKFSLLRFVVFRSLRHIYAQIICSTTAFVHVSASTVEKDFQKELLYSGNKLAARFIGILIATRALKKGIKKVSFDRSGFRYHGRIKMLADSARNTGLIF
- the rplF gene encoding 50S ribosomal protein L6; the encoded protein is MSRLAKVPIKIPEDIKISLDINQVIVTGKYGTLMQKLHKNIILKINQGFLIFRSRNLNNKKQWMQAGTCKSLVKSMIYGVTKRFVKKLQFLGVGYRISLEGAHSLKMLLGFSHPIVYKLPLNVSVLVVSQNELELKSCNKQLVGQVAANIRSFRIPEPYKGKGIRYFDEKIRLKEAKKK
- the rpsH gene encoding 30S ribosomal protein S8; this encodes MSIHDPISNMLTSIRNGQKSNKIFIKIPYSKLKKNILKIMQEEGYIENFLITSMIKKEIQIYFKYFQGKPVIEKIYRLSKPSLRKYNKRKSIPYSLEGLGVVILTTSQGVMTDRKARILGIGGELLCAIE
- the rpsN gene encoding 30S ribosomal protein S14, with protein sequence MAKKSMREREKKRIKLSKKFFLLRLKLKKIILNQTSTEKEKWEAMLKLQKFPRDSSPTRQRNRCRQTGRPHAFLRKFGLSRIKLREAAMRGEIPGLTKASW